The following are encoded in a window of Telmatobacter sp. DSM 110680 genomic DNA:
- a CDS encoding ABC transporter permease, with protein sequence MRLFRFLGRKSDLSEEIESHLQLAVADRIVRGESPADARAWALREFGNVPLIADVTRNQWGWLRLETLMQDVRYALRQMRKSPGFTLTAVLTLALGIGANTAIFTLVSGILLRSLPVSDPSRLYRIGDRNDCCYYNNYQNDDGDFDLFSYDLYLRLKQNAPEFEQLAAVEAGGSGFSVRRGSEPAKPLRSEYVSGNYFATLGLGAYAGRLLNENDDSPSAAPVIVLNYKTWQTDFAADPSIVGATVYVQMHPFVVAGIAPPNFFGDRVAPIPPDFWMPLMSEPVLEGANSSLKAIDSLWLYPIGRVRPGVNLSTLQAKLSVSLRQWLATRPMYTDRGGAAMIPRQHVILAHAGGGIQKLQKQTGTGLRLLMILSTVVLLIACANIANLLLARCTARRSDVAMRMALGASRRRVMRQILTESVLLSLIGGCTGLSVAYAGSHMMLALAFPFAHNMPVQANPSITILAFAFTVSLLTGVIFGTAPAWLSSHAQPADALRGVNRSDRIAVDPSSFPQRALIVIQVASSVVLLTGALLMTRSLRNLEKQDLGIATANRYVVSFDPKGVGYTLDRLPALYRQIVDNFAALPGMANVSLVRYIPLGGNMWGSCVIPQGHPTPGPNDQCFSIWDRASTRFLDSIGVPVVKGRNFTAQDTATSQQVVVVNQAFAKHFFPNQDPIGKHFGLGTAPYSGAFQIVGVFADFKMTDPRQDVRPLFFRPLSQQFNGYKEADADAGEKSSMFVNFIILEFTQAPPDVEALARKTLASIDPNLTVMHFSTYDAEVAGNFNQDRLLARLTSLFGILAVVLASVGLYGVMSYFVVRRTSEIGIRMALGAARSAVVSLVLRGALWQVLIGVVIGIPAALYAGHFMSTLLYGVSGSDPFALIGAIALMTLCAAVAGFIPARRAASIDPMQALRSD encoded by the coding sequence GTGAGGCTCTTTCGATTCTTGGGGCGCAAGTCCGATCTGAGCGAGGAGATTGAAAGCCATTTGCAGTTGGCCGTCGCCGACCGCATTGTGCGCGGCGAGTCGCCAGCGGATGCCCGGGCGTGGGCACTGCGAGAATTCGGCAATGTTCCCTTGATTGCTGATGTAACCCGGAATCAATGGGGATGGTTGCGTCTGGAAACGTTGATGCAGGACGTCCGCTATGCGCTGCGGCAGATGCGCAAATCGCCCGGCTTCACATTGACTGCCGTTCTGACGCTCGCTCTCGGGATAGGCGCCAATACTGCCATCTTCACCCTCGTAAGCGGCATTCTACTGAGATCACTTCCGGTGAGTGACCCGTCGCGTCTATATCGCATCGGCGATCGAAATGACTGCTGCTACTACAACAACTACCAGAACGACGATGGTGACTTTGACCTCTTCTCTTATGATCTCTATCTTCGTCTCAAGCAAAACGCGCCGGAATTTGAGCAGTTGGCGGCCGTCGAAGCGGGCGGTAGTGGTTTCAGCGTGCGCAGAGGCTCCGAGCCCGCCAAGCCGTTGCGCAGCGAGTACGTTTCAGGCAACTACTTCGCGACTCTGGGGTTGGGCGCCTATGCCGGACGACTTCTCAACGAAAATGATGACTCGCCTTCCGCTGCGCCCGTCATCGTCCTGAATTACAAAACGTGGCAGACTGACTTTGCGGCGGACCCGTCCATCGTCGGCGCCACGGTCTATGTGCAGATGCATCCCTTCGTCGTCGCGGGCATTGCGCCACCCAACTTCTTCGGCGACCGTGTAGCTCCCATCCCGCCGGACTTCTGGATGCCGCTGATGAGCGAGCCCGTACTTGAAGGAGCCAATTCCTCGTTAAAGGCAATCGACTCGCTGTGGCTTTATCCAATCGGAAGAGTGCGTCCCGGTGTGAACCTGTCGACTCTGCAGGCTAAGCTCTCCGTCTCTCTACGGCAATGGCTGGCGACTCGACCGATGTATACAGACCGAGGCGGCGCAGCAATGATTCCTCGGCAGCATGTGATTTTGGCTCATGCGGGCGGCGGTATTCAGAAACTCCAGAAGCAAACCGGCACGGGCCTGCGTTTGCTCATGATTCTCTCCACCGTTGTACTTCTGATTGCCTGCGCGAATATTGCCAACCTACTGCTTGCCCGCTGCACCGCGCGGCGCTCCGATGTGGCCATGCGCATGGCGCTCGGTGCGTCACGCCGCAGAGTCATGCGCCAGATACTAACCGAGAGTGTACTTCTCAGCCTCATTGGCGGCTGCACCGGCCTTTCTGTCGCCTACGCGGGATCGCACATGATGCTGGCGCTTGCTTTTCCATTCGCACATAACATGCCGGTCCAGGCCAACCCATCGATAACAATCCTGGCCTTCGCATTTACGGTTTCCCTCCTAACCGGCGTGATCTTTGGAACGGCGCCTGCATGGTTGTCCTCTCATGCACAACCGGCCGACGCGCTGCGCGGTGTCAATCGAAGCGACCGTATTGCTGTAGATCCATCCTCATTTCCGCAGCGGGCGCTGATTGTAATCCAGGTCGCCTCTTCGGTCGTGCTTCTGACGGGAGCTCTACTCATGACCCGGTCTCTTCGCAACCTTGAGAAGCAGGACCTGGGCATCGCCACTGCCAATCGCTATGTGGTGTCGTTTGATCCAAAGGGCGTCGGCTACACGCTCGATCGCTTACCCGCGCTCTATCGCCAGATTGTAGACAATTTCGCAGCATTGCCCGGAATGGCCAACGTCAGCCTGGTCCGGTACATTCCTCTCGGCGGCAACATGTGGGGCTCCTGCGTCATTCCGCAGGGTCATCCCACCCCCGGCCCAAACGATCAATGCTTTTCCATCTGGGATCGCGCCAGCACGCGCTTTCTCGATTCAATCGGGGTACCTGTTGTGAAAGGCCGTAATTTCACTGCGCAAGATACGGCTACCTCGCAACAGGTTGTTGTGGTAAATCAGGCATTCGCGAAACACTTCTTTCCGAACCAGGATCCAATCGGAAAACATTTCGGCCTCGGCACCGCCCCCTATTCTGGCGCTTTCCAAATTGTTGGCGTATTTGCCGACTTCAAAATGACCGATCCGCGCCAGGACGTTCGCCCGCTCTTCTTCCGTCCGTTGTCTCAGCAATTCAATGGATACAAGGAAGCCGACGCAGACGCTGGGGAAAAAAGTTCCATGTTCGTCAACTTCATCATTCTTGAATTCACCCAGGCGCCGCCGGATGTTGAGGCTCTCGCCCGCAAAACGCTTGCATCGATCGATCCCAATCTCACCGTCATGCATTTCAGCACTTACGATGCAGAGGTTGCCGGAAACTTCAATCAGGATCGGCTCCTCGCTCGCCTCACGAGCTTGTTCGGCATTCTTGCCGTCGTGCTCGCCTCCGTTGGACTTTATGGGGTGATGTCGTACTTCGTGGTCAGGCGCACCAGCGAAATCGGCATCCGCATGGCGCTCGGCGCGGCCCGTTCCGCCGTCGTTTCCCTGGTGCTGCGTGGTGCGTTGTGGCAGGTTCTCATCGGCGTCGTCATTGGAATTCCTGCCGCGCTCTATGCGGGTCACTTCATGTCGACTCTTCTGTATGGAGTGAGCGGTTCCGATCCCTTCGCCTTGATCGGGGCCATCGCGCTTATGACGCTTTGTGCTGCCGTAGCAGGATTCATCCCGGCCCGCCGCGCCGCTTCGATCGACCCGATGCAAGCTCTCCGATCGGACTGA
- a CDS encoding carboxylesterase family protein, giving the protein MRISGFWLAVPIILASGGKPQHTAPTGPVVQIASGALQGMQRGSIAVFEGVPFAAAPVGPLRWREPQAVTPWKGVRDATAPSHPCMQNAAGTDNFMLPLAAAYGVTLIRQTLDPSEDCLYLNVWTPKLQAGAHLPVMVWLHGGSNRVGSGTEPGYDGSVLAAHGVVVVTINYRLGVMGFFAHPELTAESPHHSSGNYGLLDQIAALKWVQQNINAFGGDAGNVTLFGESAGSIDATTLMTSALTKDLFRRVIAESGAAFGLGRERSVAEMEPLGVAVGKDAMGGKSGSQLQALRSLPAAQVTDIENRLIATQFKGYDPNASIVDGWVLWESPAKAFASGKIQPVALLAGVNAREFSAFRVVAAEAVKSAHQPVPKPRFSDQLKQFADLARPLYGSWTDFAVATYTGRIMVHGSPAVDQASNDILGACPVGAEAALTTRAGQRAYVYRFDRSVPGKGESELRAFHSLELPYVFGTFQARTFSWLPFNATDQKLAQTMQGYWTNFAKTGDPNGPGLPQWTPWNASQEPFVVFSQSGDAKPQKNFAPIYCHLAPERLNRQLINY; this is encoded by the coding sequence ATGCGGATTTCAGGTTTTTGGCTCGCGGTTCCGATCATTCTCGCGTCGGGCGGGAAGCCGCAGCATACCGCGCCGACGGGACCAGTGGTGCAGATCGCCAGCGGTGCGCTGCAGGGGATGCAACGCGGGAGCATCGCCGTGTTTGAAGGTGTACCGTTTGCGGCCGCACCCGTTGGACCTTTGCGGTGGCGTGAGCCGCAGGCGGTGACTCCGTGGAAAGGCGTTCGAGATGCAACTGCGCCTTCGCACCCGTGCATGCAAAACGCGGCTGGCACTGACAATTTCATGCTGCCCCTGGCGGCGGCATATGGCGTCACGCTGATCCGGCAGACGCTGGACCCATCGGAGGACTGCCTTTACCTGAACGTTTGGACGCCGAAACTCCAGGCGGGGGCGCATCTTCCGGTAATGGTGTGGCTACATGGCGGGAGCAACAGGGTTGGCAGCGGGACGGAACCCGGTTACGACGGGAGTGTACTGGCCGCACATGGCGTAGTGGTTGTCACGATCAACTATCGACTCGGAGTCATGGGCTTCTTCGCTCATCCAGAGCTGACGGCTGAGTCGCCTCATCACAGTTCGGGCAACTACGGCCTGCTCGATCAGATTGCGGCGCTCAAATGGGTTCAGCAGAACATCAATGCGTTTGGCGGCGACGCTGGGAACGTGACGCTCTTTGGGGAGTCTGCTGGATCGATCGACGCGACGACGCTGATGACGTCCGCACTGACAAAGGATTTATTTCGCAGGGTTATCGCGGAGAGCGGGGCCGCCTTTGGACTCGGGCGTGAGCGGAGCGTTGCGGAGATGGAGCCTCTTGGCGTGGCGGTTGGAAAAGATGCGATGGGCGGCAAGTCCGGATCGCAACTGCAGGCGCTGCGAAGCTTGCCGGCTGCGCAAGTCACGGACATTGAAAACCGGCTGATCGCAACACAGTTCAAGGGCTACGATCCCAACGCATCGATCGTGGATGGGTGGGTGCTCTGGGAGTCGCCGGCGAAGGCCTTCGCCTCGGGAAAGATTCAGCCGGTCGCATTGCTGGCCGGAGTGAATGCACGCGAATTTTCCGCGTTTCGCGTGGTGGCAGCCGAGGCGGTAAAGAGTGCACATCAGCCTGTTCCGAAGCCGCGATTCAGCGATCAACTGAAACAATTTGCGGATCTGGCTCGGCCGCTTTACGGAAGCTGGACTGACTTTGCAGTCGCTACTTACACGGGGCGCATTATGGTGCACGGAAGTCCGGCAGTTGATCAGGCAAGCAACGACATTCTCGGTGCGTGCCCCGTGGGGGCGGAGGCCGCCCTCACCACGAGAGCCGGGCAACGAGCGTATGTCTACAGATTCGATCGCTCGGTCCCAGGCAAAGGAGAGTCGGAGCTTCGCGCGTTCCACTCGCTCGAGCTTCCTTACGTGTTCGGTACCTTCCAGGCGCGGACGTTCAGTTGGCTTCCGTTTAACGCGACAGATCAAAAGCTGGCTCAAACGATGCAAGGCTACTGGACTAACTTTGCAAAGACCGGCGATCCGAATGGGCCGGGGCTTCCGCAATGGACGCCGTGGAACGCAAGCCAGGAACCTTTTGTGGTTTTCAGCCAGAGTGGCGATGCGAAACCGCAAAAGAACTTCGCGCCAATCTATTGTCATCTCGCGCCGGAGCGCCTGAATCGGCAACTCATTAATTACTAA
- a CDS encoding VOC family protein, whose product MLKNRSVPVETVLPHVTYQDLAQAIDWLTTTFGFVEHYRYGDPVQGAQLHLGDAFIMVNAARSGRSSPAALGSDTQSLTIFIEDVESHYAHSCTAKAKIVEELHETVYGEFQYGVEDIEGHHWLFSRHVHDVSPEAWGAIIAHPLK is encoded by the coding sequence ATGCTCAAGAACCGCTCCGTCCCCGTCGAGACCGTACTTCCCCATGTCACTTATCAGGATCTTGCTCAGGCCATCGACTGGCTGACCACGACCTTTGGCTTCGTGGAGCATTACCGCTATGGCGATCCGGTCCAGGGCGCTCAGTTGCATCTCGGCGACGCCTTCATCATGGTCAATGCCGCGCGATCCGGCCGATCGAGTCCCGCGGCTTTGGGCAGCGATACGCAAAGCCTCACCATCTTCATCGAAGACGTTGAATCTCATTACGCGCACTCATGCACGGCCAAAGCCAAAATTGTTGAGGAGTTGCACGAGACCGTCTACGGGGAGTTTCAATACGGCGTAGAGGATATTGAGGGGCATCACTGGCTATTCTCGCGCCATGTCCACGATGTAAGCCCCGAGGCGTGGGGAGCAATCATCGCTCACCCTCTCAAATAG
- a CDS encoding cytochrome c, with translation MLKSFLLFAAVVLLVLASASAPARSPQDTATAPSAKNGAKLSPEAHAKAKKLYEQDCALCHNSSGDGKTDLAKDMQLNLLDWTDPKSLSTMSDQALFDAIRKGKGKMPPEDEGRASNENVHNLVAYIRKMAKDQSTTTAAPATTVAPVAPAATEPAPATAPATPPPATAPSR, from the coding sequence ATGCTTAAGTCGTTCTTGCTCTTCGCGGCGGTTGTCTTGCTTGTACTCGCCTCCGCCTCCGCACCAGCCCGCTCGCCACAGGACACGGCTACGGCTCCCAGCGCCAAAAATGGCGCCAAACTTTCCCCCGAAGCTCACGCTAAGGCCAAGAAGCTTTATGAACAAGATTGTGCGCTTTGCCACAATTCGAGCGGTGACGGAAAGACTGATCTGGCCAAGGATATGCAACTGAATCTTCTAGACTGGACCGACCCGAAGTCGCTATCCACCATGTCGGACCAGGCCCTCTTTGACGCTATTCGCAAGGGCAAGGGAAAGATGCCCCCGGAGGACGAAGGGCGTGCAAGCAACGAAAACGTCCACAACCTGGTTGCGTACATTCGCAAAATGGCGAAGGATCAGTCCACGACTACGGCTGCGCCGGCGACGACAGTTGCTCCAGTGGCGCCAGCAGCGACCGAGCCCGCACCGGCAACAGCACCGGCAACTCCGCCGCCCGCAACTGCACCCAGCAGATAG
- a CDS encoding glycoside hydrolase family 27 protein, whose amino-acid sequence MFQLRFVLALSLALIPSAIRATYAQDPAPTPPMGWNSWDAYGLTINEADYRANTTVLAGIRQMGWQYSVIDEGWYMHDPFADSVEAHKYLWDENGILIPDPARFPSAANNAGFKPLADWVHTQGLKFGIHIVRGIPRQVVAQNLPIAGSGFHAADAADQQSPCPWDQGNWGVADNPAGQAYYDSMLKLYADWGLDYIKVDCISDHPYRPTEIRQIAEAIRKTGRSIVLSLSPGPTQLEHAAEIAKYAQMWRITDDHWDGWSFPHKAPSEYPFGLKDEFDRIAQWTPYVKPSNWPDPDMLPEGYLGPHPGKDQARQSAYTPDEQRTEFTLWAISRSPLILGTNLTKLDDFTRSLITNKEVTDLNQQAVESKPGLLPKQPSGKPFVQRYWYARTGGPNPKRYIAVFNLADATTSSNLPWMLFSLENKPYALYDVWNRKHIPRAKSLHIVLPAHGCALFRIE is encoded by the coding sequence ATGTTTCAACTCCGCTTCGTTCTCGCGCTCAGTCTGGCATTAATCCCTTCTGCAATCCGCGCAACGTACGCCCAAGACCCCGCACCCACACCACCCATGGGATGGAATAGCTGGGATGCCTACGGCCTCACCATCAACGAAGCCGACTACCGCGCCAATACAACCGTGCTCGCGGGCATACGCCAGATGGGATGGCAGTACTCCGTCATCGACGAAGGCTGGTACATGCACGATCCTTTCGCCGACTCCGTCGAGGCGCACAAATATCTCTGGGACGAAAACGGAATCTTGATTCCCGACCCGGCTCGATTCCCTTCCGCTGCCAACAACGCCGGATTCAAGCCTCTGGCCGACTGGGTTCACACTCAGGGCCTTAAGTTCGGCATTCACATCGTTCGTGGAATCCCCCGCCAGGTGGTCGCGCAGAACCTGCCCATCGCTGGCTCCGGCTTTCACGCTGCCGACGCAGCCGACCAGCAATCCCCTTGCCCGTGGGATCAGGGCAATTGGGGTGTAGCCGACAATCCCGCTGGGCAGGCCTACTACGACTCGATGCTCAAGCTCTACGCAGATTGGGGTCTCGACTATATCAAGGTCGACTGCATTAGCGATCATCCCTACCGCCCCACTGAGATCCGCCAGATTGCCGAAGCGATTCGCAAAACCGGCCGCTCCATCGTCCTCAGCCTTTCGCCCGGCCCAACGCAACTCGAGCATGCCGCTGAGATCGCCAAATATGCCCAGATGTGGCGCATTACCGACGACCACTGGGACGGTTGGTCCTTCCCGCACAAAGCGCCATCCGAGTACCCCTTTGGCCTCAAGGATGAATTCGACCGCATCGCTCAATGGACGCCCTACGTCAAACCGAGCAACTGGCCAGATCCCGACATGCTGCCAGAAGGCTACCTGGGCCCTCATCCCGGCAAGGATCAGGCACGCCAGTCAGCCTACACACCCGATGAACAGCGCACCGAATTCACTCTCTGGGCTATCTCTCGCTCACCGCTTATCCTTGGCACCAACTTGACGAAGCTCGATGACTTCACCCGCTCTCTCATCACCAACAAGGAAGTCACCGACCTCAATCAGCAGGCTGTCGAATCCAAGCCCGGCCTGCTGCCCAAACAACCTTCCGGCAAACCATTCGTTCAGCGTTACTGGTACGCGCGCACCGGCGGACCCAACCCGAAGCGCTACATTGCCGTCTTCAATTTGGCGGACGCCACCACCTCATCCAACCTGCCTTGGATGCTCTTCTCCCTCGAAAACAAACCCTACGCCCTTTACGACGTCTGGAACCGGAAGCACATCCCGCGCGCTAAGTCGCTACACATCGTCCTGCCCGCGCACGGCTGCGCTCTGTTCCGCATCGAGTGA
- a CDS encoding DUF1287 domain-containing protein translates to MNRRTVLRGLTAVISLRSFTWALPGTGEKLATAARAQVGVTTGYDPTWTAIRYPNGDVPRSTGVCADVVIRAARDALGLDLQQLVHEDMLRNFDAYPARRVWGSQRPDTNIDHRRVLNLEAFFQRNGACLWRSAVPTSGDGFPRQLESGDIVTWLLDARLPHIGIVVASPGDSSATSAGRNTQCQVVHNIGRGAEQSVLTEFHPHRAIGHYRWPTKK, encoded by the coding sequence ATGAATCGGCGCACTGTGTTGCGAGGACTAACCGCAGTCATAAGCCTGCGTAGCTTCACGTGGGCCTTGCCCGGCACAGGTGAGAAGCTTGCAACAGCAGCGCGAGCGCAAGTCGGCGTCACCACCGGCTACGACCCGACGTGGACAGCCATCCGCTACCCCAACGGCGACGTGCCCCGTTCAACTGGTGTATGCGCAGATGTTGTAATTCGCGCCGCACGCGATGCGCTCGGCCTCGATCTTCAACAGCTTGTCCACGAAGACATGTTGAGGAATTTCGATGCCTATCCCGCTCGCCGGGTCTGGGGTTCTCAACGGCCTGATACCAATATCGACCACCGCCGCGTGCTTAATCTCGAAGCATTCTTCCAACGCAACGGAGCCTGCCTATGGCGCTCCGCGGTTCCGACGTCCGGTGATGGCTTCCCCAGACAGCTTGAATCCGGCGACATCGTGACTTGGCTGCTCGATGCGCGTCTGCCGCACATCGGCATCGTCGTGGCATCGCCCGGCGACAGCTCTGCAACCTCTGCAGGACGAAATACCCAATGCCAGGTGGTGCATAATATAGGCCGCGGCGCGGAACAGTCTGTGCTGACCGAATTTCACCCTCATCGAGCAATCGGCCATTATCGTTGGCCGACAAAAAAGTAG
- a CDS encoding proline dehydrogenase family protein — MPVLRSAFIALSHNRPLRKFAEHSTVGSKLSSRFVAGLEIEDALRVCSQVNQQGMHVTLDSLGESVSTAAEAHRAADIYHNLLDQIASRKLDSNISVKLTQMGLTQDPALAEGIATSLAQHAQATGNFVRIDMEDSALTQVTLDIVRRIHSRPELNGSIGIVIQSYLYRSQADIEQLIAEGIRVRLCKGAYKEPAEVAFPKKSDVDLNYIKLGNMLLQSPIYHGLATHDEKMIEAAKSFAQSRKIDRSHFEFQMLFGVRRDLQRKLVAEGYNVRVYIPFGREWYPYFMRRLAERPANVFFIAKQMFRQ; from the coding sequence ATGCCCGTTCTTCGTTCCGCTTTCATCGCACTCTCTCACAATCGTCCTCTCCGCAAATTTGCCGAGCACTCAACCGTCGGCAGCAAGCTCAGTTCCCGCTTTGTAGCCGGACTCGAGATAGAAGACGCACTCCGCGTCTGCTCCCAGGTGAACCAGCAGGGCATGCACGTTACCCTCGACTCTCTTGGCGAAAGCGTCTCCACCGCAGCTGAAGCGCACCGCGCGGCAGATATTTATCACAACCTGCTTGACCAGATCGCATCTCGCAAGCTCGATTCCAACATCAGCGTCAAGCTTACCCAGATGGGCCTCACGCAGGATCCTGCGCTGGCTGAAGGAATCGCCACCAGCCTCGCGCAACACGCGCAGGCTACGGGCAACTTCGTTCGCATCGACATGGAAGACTCTGCCCTCACGCAGGTCACGCTCGACATCGTGCGCCGCATCCATTCCCGGCCGGAATTGAACGGCTCAATCGGCATTGTCATTCAGTCTTACCTCTACCGTTCGCAGGCTGATATCGAGCAACTCATCGCCGAAGGAATTCGCGTCCGTTTGTGCAAAGGCGCCTATAAGGAGCCAGCCGAGGTCGCATTCCCAAAGAAGTCCGACGTCGACCTTAATTACATCAAGCTCGGCAACATGCTGTTGCAAAGCCCCATCTACCATGGCCTCGCCACCCACGACGAAAAAATGATTGAAGCCGCGAAAAGCTTCGCGCAGTCTCGCAAGATTGACCGGAGCCATTTCGAATTCCAGATGCTTTTTGGAGTGCGTCGCGACCTGCAGCGCAAGCTTGTTGCCGAAGGTTACAACGTAAGGGTCTACATCCCCTTTGGCCGCGAGTGGTATCCCTACTTCATGCGTCGCTTGGCAGAGCGCCCCGCCAACGTCTTTTTCATCGCCAAACAAATGTTCCGTCAATAG
- the hemH gene encoding ferrochelatase, giving the protein MPKQAVLLLAHGTPETIEQIPDYLRNVVSGRPLPEHVIEEIKHRYSLIGRSPLTEITLEQGRLLEVELAIQGIDAQVYVGMRNWKPYIPDVVREMRADGVEEAAVICLAPQNSRTSVGLYRRAVQAEAGPVKIDFTEGWAQNPLLADAFADRLRVAEERLLEETGSFVPVLFTAHSVPCRTVQSPAASEGQPKLWPGEGADPYAQEAKRTAELVAQRVPGIPKWWFAFQSQGASGGPWIGPTVEETLTAIANEGVKILILQPIGFLCDHVEILYDVDIAFKEYASKLGVCLERPDSLNASPILARALAGLAMEGLARLQGSISPII; this is encoded by the coding sequence ATGCCTAAGCAAGCGGTGTTGCTCCTGGCTCATGGAACTCCGGAGACCATCGAGCAGATTCCAGATTATCTTCGCAACGTGGTGAGCGGGAGACCGTTGCCGGAGCATGTGATCGAGGAGATCAAACATCGCTATTCGTTGATAGGGCGCAGTCCGCTGACCGAGATCACTCTGGAACAGGGCCGCTTGTTGGAAGTTGAATTAGCAATTCAAGGCATCGACGCGCAGGTGTACGTGGGGATGCGGAACTGGAAGCCATACATCCCGGACGTAGTACGCGAGATGCGTGCGGATGGCGTTGAGGAAGCTGCGGTGATCTGCCTTGCGCCACAAAATTCACGGACCAGCGTCGGACTCTATAGGCGTGCGGTGCAGGCAGAGGCTGGCCCCGTGAAGATCGATTTCACCGAGGGTTGGGCACAAAATCCGTTGTTGGCAGATGCTTTTGCCGACAGGCTACGTGTGGCGGAAGAACGACTGCTGGAAGAGACTGGGTCTTTCGTTCCAGTGCTGTTCACCGCACACAGTGTGCCTTGCCGTACAGTGCAATCGCCAGCGGCAAGTGAAGGGCAGCCAAAGCTCTGGCCCGGCGAGGGAGCCGATCCTTACGCGCAAGAGGCGAAACGCACAGCCGAACTTGTCGCTCAGCGCGTTCCCGGAATTCCAAAGTGGTGGTTTGCCTTCCAGAGCCAGGGTGCGAGTGGTGGCCCGTGGATCGGACCTACGGTTGAAGAGACGCTTACGGCGATTGCCAATGAGGGCGTGAAGATCCTGATTCTGCAGCCCATTGGTTTTTTGTGCGACCATGTCGAGATCCTTTACGACGTGGACATCGCATTCAAGGAATATGCATCGAAACTTGGTGTCTGCCTGGAACGTCCGGACTCGCTGAATGCGTCTCCGATTCTTGCACGCGCGCTTGCTGGGCTTGCAATGGAAGGGCTCGCTCGGTTACAAGGGAGCATCTCCCCAATTATTTGA
- the hemE gene encoding uroporphyrinogen decarboxylase: protein MDIVGNTPSAEETILEGTRFVRACLRKPVDRTPVWFLRQAGRYMQEYRDVRKHHTLVEICKQPELAAEVTITAAEKLGVDAAIIFADLLLPLEPMGLPFEFQAGEGPVVHHPVRTAEDVRALRIDRAGDLAYVARAIEKVAAHFGDRLGVIGFCGAPYTLASYMIEGGGSRNYIHTKQMMYGDTPTWRALLDKIFIVLEEYCRLQVQAGADVIQIFDSWVGSLGLEDYRDYAFEASKRLVRAVQQMGVPVIYFGVETAGLLTQMAATGADVIGLDWRQPLDVGWREVGPAHAVQGNLDPITLFAPIEVIELRVKEILRAANGRPGHIFNLGHGIVPQTPVENVQAVVKMVRDFRLENQDA from the coding sequence ATGGATATTGTTGGGAATACCCCCTCCGCCGAGGAGACGATTCTCGAGGGCACACGATTTGTGCGAGCCTGTCTGCGCAAGCCGGTGGATCGCACGCCAGTCTGGTTCTTGCGCCAGGCAGGGCGTTATATGCAGGAATACCGAGATGTGCGCAAGCACCACACGCTGGTGGAAATCTGCAAGCAGCCGGAACTGGCTGCCGAGGTAACCATTACCGCGGCTGAAAAGCTCGGCGTCGACGCAGCCATCATTTTTGCGGACCTGCTGTTGCCGCTCGAGCCGATGGGTCTGCCGTTTGAATTTCAGGCGGGCGAAGGGCCGGTGGTACATCATCCAGTGCGCACTGCCGAAGATGTGAGGGCGTTGCGAATTGACCGTGCCGGCGATCTAGCCTATGTGGCTCGAGCGATTGAAAAAGTCGCAGCGCATTTTGGCGATCGGCTCGGTGTGATCGGTTTCTGCGGGGCACCCTACACCCTGGCCAGTTACATGATCGAGGGCGGCGGCTCGCGAAACTATATCCATACCAAACAGATGATGTATGGCGACACACCCACGTGGCGCGCGCTGCTCGACAAAATATTCATAGTGCTCGAAGAGTATTGCAGGCTACAGGTGCAAGCTGGTGCAGACGTGATCCAGATCTTTGACAGCTGGGTCGGTTCCCTGGGTCTTGAAGACTATCGAGACTACGCATTCGAAGCGTCGAAGCGTTTAGTTCGCGCAGTGCAGCAGATGGGCGTGCCGGTAATCTACTTTGGAGTCGAAACCGCTGGACTTTTGACACAGATGGCAGCGACGGGAGCTGATGTGATCGGTCTCGACTGGCGCCAACCGTTGGATGTGGGTTGGCGAGAGGTAGGACCGGCGCATGCGGTCCAGGGGAATCTCGATCCCATTACTCTGTTTGCACCAATCGAAGTGATTGAGCTTCGCGTGAAGGAGATCCTTCGCGCCGCGAATGGACGTCCGGGCCACATCTTCAACCTTGGTCACGGCATCGTTCCGCAGACGCCAGTAGAAAACGTGCAGGCTGTGGTGAAGATGGTGCGAGATTTCCGGCTGGAGAACCAGGATGCCTAA